In Peptostreptococcus equinus, the DNA window CTTTTATTTTCTGATTCAATTCTTCACTACTATATTTTCCTGTAAGTGAAGGTTTGAAATTATGAAATTTAGTTTGATTCGTATATATATTCTTACATTCTTTCTTTCTTACATTCTTGTTAGTTGTCGGTTGCTTGTCGGTTGCTTGTCGGTTGCTTGTCGGTTTGCTTGTCGGTTTATCATCTTTAGATTGATATGTTTCCCAATTTGCAATGGTTATAAGTCTATTTTTGTTTGTCGGTTTGCTTGTTAAAAATCCGTACTTTTCGAATTTCTCCAAACACCTTCGAATTTGCATGGTCGATATATCTTCCCCTACATTTTTTTTGATCGACTTTAAACTCGTAACAAATTGACCAGGTTTGCAAGTGTATTCTTCACCTCCGAATATCCATTTTTTTTCTTTATGGTTAGCCATTAAAAGTAGGGTTATCATTATTACTTTTTGTTCGGAGGTACAATCTTGCCATAAAGCATTTTCAAGCAATTTCCTATGCAGTTTTATCCAGCCATTATCAATGCTCATTCATTAATTGTCCTCCATTTTTAACTATTTCTTTTTTATTTTTTCTATTTAGCTCTATCATAGAATGACTTACACTCTTTAGCTGTAAGTTGTTCAAGGGTTTTTGCTTTGTAATGATTTTTCAATATTCCTTGAACATCTGCCTCTGTAAATCCTCGTGAATCTAACAATTTTTTTAATTTATCTATATTCTCTTTAGTTGCCATTTTTTCATCTTGTTTAGGTTGACTATTTGTTGAATTTTTATTTTCTTTATAATTAGAATTAAATTCTTTTTGATACTCTTCTTCGTCTGCGTCAATTGAATCATTATCTATTAAAAACATTCCTCCCATTGCATATTTTCTTGCATATGATGATGTAGCTCCTGTTATCTGTTGTTCAGATTGCCCTGTTTTACTAATTTTAGGTTCTCTAGCATAAGCATTAGCTGTAATAGTTCCTTCTCCATCTGTTATAGTACAAATGGCTTTTATATATATTTCTTCATTTGCCATAAAGATTTCGTCACTTACAAAAACTGATACATTATACTTATCAGCAAGTGGTTTTAAGTGCTTATATATGTCATCAGCTGACCTATACTTATACCTGCCTTTTACATCTCTTTCCTTAGGTACTTTCAATTCGTTCTGTATCTTTTGTAACTTCTCATATATATTCATATAACCACCTACTTAACTATCAATGTATCTTCAAATACCAACTTAGCTCCTGGCACATTTTTGCCACTTTCAATAGCTTCTCTTATAGCTGTTTTATTTTCAACAAGTGTAGTAGATACACGCTCTTTTTTATATGAATCTGGGATAAGTTTTTTATCTAAAATATCTATTCTTCCTTTTGATTTACGTATAGTCATTTTACCTAATTCAGTCTCAATTGACTTTTTACCATTTATTTCTAAAGCATTGATAGTGCTTCTATCTAATTGCTTTATCTTATTCGCGAATGTGTCTGCATAGTCATCTAATCTTTTTGCCTCTTTTTTATGCATTTCTGACAATGCTCTTATTTGCTCTTCTTTGCCTAATAAATAAAATCTATATTTAAATATGTTTACATTTTTATTTTCTATTTCAAGAGATTTATTTATTACCTCTTGAAGTTTTGCATTTGCTAATTTTTGTGTCTCTTCATCATCTGATTGCATTAATTCGTCTAATTCAGATTCTAATAATGCATATTCTTTTTCTAAATTGTATAAACTCATGTTTACCTCCTAAAATGGACTTAATGTGTCACTTGCTATTTCTTCTAATTGATTTTCTAAGTCAATTACTTTATTTTCTAAATTATGATTATGTTTGTCTTGCAACTCTATAATCTTATTTTTATCTTTTATTATTTCATTTAGCCTAGTTATTTCTTCTCTTAAATCACTATTCGCCATTTTCAACCTCCTAAAAATGTGTTATAATGTACATATAGTTTTTTATTCAACATTTTGTTGACTAGTCGTTGTTGTCGCAACGGCTTTTTCTTTTAAAATTTTTTCGATATCCTCTAAAGTTGAATCTCTTGAATAAAACAACTCACATTCATTTATAACCTTTGATACCTCTACTGTCAGGCCACCTTCTCGCACTCTTTCAGTTCCATTCAAGCCAATAAATTTATAGTTTTGCCCAAAATGTAATCGTGGGCTTCTGTGTATAAATCTATCAACATTTATAGAATAAGCTCCTGCTTTATAAAGAAACCAATTGCATATAGTTGCTAATTCTTTGCATTTTTGTTCTATATCTTCTAGTGTTATTTCTTTATTCATAGCCACCTCCTATATTTCATCTGCATAGTCACATTCTATGCTATGACAATCTATTATTTCCCTGTGATTTACCGTATTAATTCCATTCTCGCTTAACATCTGCTTGTATTCGTCCATATCATCTGCTGTATCTTGTGCGTAATCTAGCGCCACATCTAATTCATCTGCTGTATAGTCTCCTTTTACTTCAATCTCGTGTGTTTTTCTAATGTGTTCAGTTACTGTTAGTTTGTGCTTCATAATTACCTGCTTTCTGTTATTAATACATCTTTATTTTTAGTGACTAATTTCAAATTAAATTCTTTTATACAATCTGAAAGCTCACAAGGTTCTAAAGAAGTTTCAATGAAATATGAATTTTTCAAGTCAAGTAAGCATACTTGTTCATCAAAATTGCTAACACATATAATGTACATATTGTCTCCGTCTGTAACTACATCACCTATTTCTATGTTTTCTGTTTTTCTTAAATTAATTTTCATTAGTTTTCCTCCGCTATTTTTAATGATTCTTCATATGATAATGTTCTTGGTTCTCCTATATGGTTCTTTATCCACTCTCTACATACTGATGAATCAAACACATCTGTATCAAATTCACCAACAGATTTTAAATCGTCATTTTCTGTATACACTGAACAGGTATTAATCTCTTTGTCGTATATAAACATAAATGTATCAACTCTTATCGCCCTCAAATGATCTACATTTACTAATTCTTTCTTTTCGCTATTCAAATAGCTAATTCTCATTTTTGCCATAAATACCTCCTTAATTATTTAAAAAAGCTTTTAATTCTGTGTATTTATAATGATTTTCAAATTCTTCTTTGTAAGACTTATCCATCATATTAAGACACTTTTCATAGTCGTAAATAATATATTTAGCACGTTGAACGCTATCAGTTCCTATTATCTTGTCAAACTCTTTTATAAATTTTCTACAAGCTGATATAGAAGCGTTATTAATGTTGAACTTGAAATTTTCTATGAATGATTCGCACTCTTGTTCATCTTTTTTCTTTATTTTTGGTAAGCTTGATAAATTGAATTTTTCTTTTATAGCTCTAGTTATCTGTCTGTATAACTCTTGTTTAATCACTTCGTTAGTATTAGCTACAGTTTCCTCAACTTTTGAAGCTTTTAATTTATTTAATCTGTTATACTTATCATTTTCTAATTCTTCGTTTTCTTTTATATCTTTGATGTCTTTTTGCACTTCTGACAAGTTATTTTCTACAATTTGAAATTTACTGTTATTATTTGTCATCATTTGACTTACTGAATTAATGAATAATTGTTGTTGTTCTGTTTGTTGCCTAATCATTTTTTCTATTGCTTGTATTTCATTTGCCATTTTTATTTTCCTTTCTCAATTAAATTATTTCTTACTGCTACTGTCCAAGCTTCAATGCTATCTAATCCTTTGTGAATATTTCTAACTTCTACATCTTCTAAATCTTCTATATAATCTGTAACCCAAGCTAAGCCACCTATACGACTTAAAAAGTTATTCATTTCTGATAAAAATACTATTGTATTTTCAGATAAATTCTTAGAAAATCTATTCTTTGCTTCTTCTGATGTGTACTCATTTTTAAGTTTTTGCATTTCTTCTTTAGTAGCTTTTAATTCTGCTTCAATTTGCTTTCTTGCTTTTACTTCTTGTTCTTGTCTGTAACTTGCTTTTTTTAAAGCTTCGTCTTTGCTGGCTAAGTCCCTTTTAATTGGCTCATAGTCAATAGGTGTTACTTCGACCTTTTCAGTTCTTACAATCTCTTTTATAACTTCTCTAGGTTGTTTTTCTAACTCGGATTTAAGCTTAGCTATTTCATTTTTCGCTTGTTCTTCACGTTTGATTGCTTCTTTTTCTCTCTTAACAGCTTCTCTTAGTTGTTTTACTGTCATATCCTGAACATCATTATTTTCAATGAAATCTTGCGTTTTTTCTTCGGGTAATGATAGCAATTCAATCATTTTTGATGAACTTATGACTGTCGACGTCGACAGTTCTCCAAATCTGTTGTAACAATCTATAAGCCTATAAGCTGTTCTTTCTGTGAAGTCTACCTTTTCTTTAAGCCAATATTTCCATTCTCCATTAGGAATAACTTCTTTAGACTTAACCAACCTTTTACCTATTTCTAAGAAGTTTTGTACTGTTTGATTTTTATAGTAGTTAATCTCTACTTCTAATTGCGTTACTTGTTGCAAATCATTCAATTTATCGCCTCTTTTCTAACTCCATGCATTTTCTGCTAACTTATGCCTGATAGTTTCTAGTACAATTAGTACTGCGTAAAATACTGCACCTACTATATCTATCTCATTCTCCTTTAGAAATTGCTTTGTGACGTTTGTATCTCTCATATGTTGAATCCTCCTTATTTTTCATTTCTTCTATTAATTCCTCTAGCATAATTACTCCTCTATAACTAAGTCTGTTAAATCTTCTTCATCAACAATTACACAGTTATCCATTGCAAATCTAAGTAATTTATCTGCTATTACTACTCTTGTTTTGCCTGTACTAGCTGATAATTCATCTATTGCATTTTTAACATCTGTGCTAACTCTTATCATTTCATTGAATTTCTTACCTTTTACTTCATTTTTTATTATTTGTAGTTTTTTCATTGAAACCTCCTTTAGTTTCGGCTTAATATTCTTTAGGTATATTTATAGTGCCAGGGTCTCTAGGGTCCCTATTTAAAAAAGCATATAAAACTTTTTTGTCATCAAGTTCCAGCTTGGTGATTTTTTTATTGAAATACATATCTACCGAATTACTAATTAAACTCCATTGGTCGTAGTCTAATCCATACAATGCATCTGTTATTTTTTTTATCTGTTCTTCTTCTATTTTTTCCATTTAAATCACTCCTACTATTACTAATATCAATAGCACTTCGAATATGAATGCTATTGCAAAGAAGACACTAGATTTAATTAATAAATCGTTGTGCTTATCTTCTAGTTGTTTATTTTCTTTTGCGTATTCTGTTAAATCTACCATTTACACCTCCTAGAATTTGTATTCTGTAAGTTTTTTACATTGAAATGGGTCTTGGAAGTTAGTACGATTTGTCATATAGTATTCAAACGCGTACTTATTAACCTTTTTGATTTTTCTATTAGGGTGTAAAAAATACTTCCTATTAATCAACCCATCATCTACTGCCTGCTCAAATTCTTTTACGTATTTGATAGCTGTTGTTGGCGACTTCCATCCATATTCTTCTGCTACCTCTGTAACGCTTAGTTTTGTCTTTTGCATATTGTTGCCTCCGAATTTTGTTGTTAGTATTAGTTAAACTTGTTTAACTAATTGTTCAAAAAAATAATCGTTAGTTTTACTTCTATCAATGTTTAGCAAATCACAGGCTAAAAACATTTGTTTTTGAGTAAACTCTAATTTATTATTTAGCTTTAAATTTAATGTAGTGGCACTCATGCCTAACTCTTTAGCAAACTTATCTTGCGTTCCATATTTTTCTTTTATCTTACCTAATAGTTTTGAATAATCCCAAGCCATTTTTAACACCTCTTTTCTTTTTTGTTTTTTGTTAAACTTGTTTAACTTGTTTTTAGTATATATCAATTTTTTTTCACTGTCAATAGTTTTTTTAAACTTGTTTAACTTTTTTTATAATATATTGTAAATTTTGTTGAATTTATTTAACTTATAATGTATAATAAAAATGTAGGAAGGATGGTAAAAAATGGAAGAAATATATAAAAGAATACAAAAAGCAATGGATATGAATAATATTAGCCAGGCGGATTTAGTTGAACTAACAGGTATAAATAAAGCTTCTATTAGTCATTATGTGACAGGCAGATTTAAACCTAAACAAAATAATATTTATAGAATAAGTAAAGCTTTAAATGTAGATGTAACTTGGTTAATGGGGGCAGACGTTGATGTAGCTGGAAATAAAATTATAAGAAATAACTTATCTAATTCGTTATACAAATATTTTCCAGTTTCTATATCAGCTGGTTCATTAGAAAATATAGAAGGCATAAG includes these proteins:
- a CDS encoding siphovirus Gp157 family protein; its protein translation is MSLYNLEKEYALLESELDELMQSDDEETQKLANAKLQEVINKSLEIENKNVNIFKYRFYLLGKEEQIRALSEMHKKEAKRLDDYADTFANKIKQLDRSTINALEINGKKSIETELGKMTIRKSKGRIDILDKKLIPDSYKKERVSTTLVENKTAIREAIESGKNVPGAKLVFEDTLIVK
- a CDS encoding DUF739 family protein, with translation MAWDYSKLLGKIKEKYGTQDKFAKELGMSATTLNLKLNNKLEFTQKQMFLACDLLNIDRSKTNDYFFEQLVKQV
- a CDS encoding DUF3102 domain-containing protein, which encodes MNDLQQVTQLEVEINYYKNQTVQNFLEIGKRLVKSKEVIPNGEWKYWLKEKVDFTERTAYRLIDCYNRFGELSTSTVISSSKMIELLSLPEEKTQDFIENNDVQDMTVKQLREAVKREKEAIKREEQAKNEIAKLKSELEKQPREVIKEIVRTEKVEVTPIDYEPIKRDLASKDEALKKASYRQEQEVKARKQIEAELKATKEEMQKLKNEYTSEEAKNRFSKNLSENTIVFLSEMNNFLSRIGGLAWVTDYIEDLEDVEVRNIHKGLDSIEAWTVAVRNNLIEKGK
- a CDS encoding ERF family protein is translated as MNIYEKLQKIQNELKVPKERDVKGRYKYRSADDIYKHLKPLADKYNVSVFVSDEIFMANEEIYIKAICTITDGEGTITANAYAREPKISKTGQSEQQITGATSSYARKYAMGGMFLIDNDSIDADEEEYQKEFNSNYKENKNSTNSQPKQDEKMATKENIDKLKKLLDSRGFTEADVQGILKNHYKAKTLEQLTAKECKSFYDRAK
- a CDS encoding ORF6C domain-containing protein codes for the protein MANEIQAIEKMIRQQTEQQQLFINSVSQMMTNNNSKFQIVENNLSEVQKDIKDIKENEELENDKYNRLNKLKASKVEETVANTNEVIKQELYRQITRAIKEKFNLSSLPKIKKKDEQECESFIENFKFNINNASISACRKFIKEFDKIIGTDSVQRAKYIIYDYEKCLNMMDKSYKEEFENHYKYTELKAFLNN